From Epinephelus lanceolatus isolate andai-2023 chromosome 5, ASM4190304v1, whole genome shotgun sequence, the proteins below share one genomic window:
- the LOC144463563 gene encoding uncharacterized protein LOC144463563, which yields MRGGGVRGRGRAGKGVHGQRRQQLSNEIRATLVDHVINHGLTMREAGQRVQPNLCRFTVASVIRTFRLEHRTERRNHGGGRGQMFTGVQEAAIVNLVLENNEIRLREIQSHIIQDNTIFNNIQRASLSTLARILKRNQIRMKQLYKVPFERNSQRNKELRRKYVDGVLEMEANAIPHEFIFIDEAGFNLARTRRRGRNVIGHRAIIDVPGQRGGNITMCAAISNTHGVLHRHAILGPYNTAHILIFLDRL from the exons ATGAGAGGGGGAGGAGTGAGAGGTAGGGGTAGAGCTGGTAAAGGAGTTCATGGCCAAAGAAGACAACAACTTTCAAATGAAATCAGAGCAACCTTAGTTGATCATGTCATCAACCATGGGCTGACAATGCGAGAGGCTGGACAGAGAGTGCAGCCCAACTTGTGCCGTTTTACTGTCGCCTCTGTCATCCGGACATTTAGACTGGAGCACAG gactgAGAGACGCAACCATGGTGGAGGAAGGGGCCAAATGTTCACCGGGGTACAGGAAGCTGCCATTGTAAACTTGGTTTTGGAAAATAATGAAATCAGATTACGAGAAATTCAAAGCCACATCATCCAAGACAACACCATATTCAACAACATTCAACGAGCCAGTCTGTCCACACTGGCTCGCATTCTCAAGCGAAACCAAATCAGAATGAAACAACTTTATAAGGTGCCTTTTGAGAGAAACTCTCAAAGAAACAAAGAGCTCAGACGAAAATATGTGGAT GGAGTACTGGAAATGGAAGCTAATGCAATCCCACATGAGTTCATCTTCATAGATGAGGCTGGGTTCAACCTAGCAAGGACCAGAAGAAGGGGAAGAAACGTCATTGGCCACAGAGCCATTATAGATGTTCCTGGCCAACGTGGTGGGAACATCACAATGTGCGCTGCCATCTCCAATACGCATGGTGTCCTCCACCGTCATGCCATCCTTGGACCATACAACACAGCCCATATTCTCATATTTCTGGACAGACTCTGA